The proteins below come from a single Branchiostoma floridae strain S238N-H82 chromosome 5, Bfl_VNyyK, whole genome shotgun sequence genomic window:
- the LOC118416247 gene encoding E3 ubiquitin-protein ligase Midline-1-like, with translation MDSLVEELTCPVCLDLYEQPVLLPCAHSLCKRCAGDVFAEALRKPHPQPPGQGVVPKEQHVECPTCRHEFQLPELGVVGLRKNTTLQNIVDRYRETKNNTKVPKAVPCEMCDGEPPADAVKTCLVCDTSYCEACLAKYHPMKAGLARHTLIEASSATPKVLMCTEHIQEKVNMYCETDECLVCSLCKLVGKHKDHEVAAVSDTFKQKKESIGGGVAGLIQQNAEVECFVDKIQQMMTDAEKNCSDIKERVEAFAQTLIAAIMKRKDVLQAKVDEEKNDKLMTLGQQLDQWANTGTGISAAITEAEALLNEEDPITFLQVSKSVEDR, from the exons ATGGATTCCCTTGTTGAAGAACTGACCTGTCCGGTGTGCCTGGACCTATACGAACAGCCTGTACTCCTGCCCTGTGCACACAGTCTGTGTAAGAGGTGCGCCGGCGACGTTTTTGCTGAAGCCTTGAGGAAACCCCATCCACAACCTCCTGGGCAAGGGGTGGTGCCTAAG GAGCAGCATGTTGAATGTCCAACCTGTAGACACGAGTTCCAACTTCCCGAACTCGGAGTGGTCGGGCTACGCAAAAACACCACGCTGCAGAACATCGTCGACCGCTACCGGGAAACAAAGAACAACACAAAGGTCCCCAAGGCAGTCCCGTGTGAGATGTGCGACGGTGAGCCACCGGCCGATGCCGTGAAAACCTGCCTAGTCTGTGACACCTCCTATTGTGAAGCATGTTTAGCGAAATACCATCCCATGAAGGCAGGGCTGGCCAGGCACACATTGATTGAAGCATCATCAGCAACTCCCAAAGTACTGATGTGTACAGAGCACATACAGGAAAAG GTGAACATGTACTGTGAGACAGACGAGTGTCTTGTCTGCTCTCTGTGCAAACTGGTTGGAAAACACAAGGACCATGAGGTCGCCGCGGTGTCAGACACATTCAAACAGAAGAAG GAATCCATTGGCGGAGGAGTCGCGGGACTGATTCAGCAAAACGCAGAAGTAGAGTGTTTCGTGGATAAGATCCAACAGATGATGACAGATGCTGAG AAAAATTGTTCTGACATTAAAGAGCGAGTGGAAGCGTTTGCCCAAACCCTGATTGCCGCCATCATGAAGAGGAAAGATGTGCTGCAGGCAAAGGTTGACGAGGAGAAGAATGACAAGCTGATGACATTGGGCCAGCAGCTGGACCAGTGGGCAAACACCGGGACCGGCATCTCAGCTGCTATTACAGAGGCTGAAGCACTGCTGAATGAAGAGGATCCCATCACCTTTCTACAG gtATCCAAATCAGTGGAAGACAGGTAA